Proteins encoded within one genomic window of Humulus lupulus chromosome 1, drHumLupu1.1, whole genome shotgun sequence:
- the LOC133824383 gene encoding uncharacterized protein LOC133824383, which produces MVTDFGNMSLVGRVFSKKRCNAKFISTGFCRIWKTKKKWNVKILKRETVNSYVGCTFESDEDLQKVNYKMPWNFRGRLMIIEEWLVSGQWVDAKLGTIPIWIKMAGFPLKAFNVSNIEKLGNMVSNVMEEVKGSNNHKMLLTYSVCVKIVFPTGCRIMVRKHMIIEGRQQWIYFKFEKFPRLCFTCGKWGHDKRECNEEKVMEKSITGEMEKAISNKKDDAQSQATTTSNQSSGIRNVGDSKHEGICSGALNTEKGIGGHNTPKMAMAAQERKNYSQKDANGILEKVDKKEDVKVANGIDDDFQDIWVKNNGFVMFYK; this is translated from the exons ATGGTTACAGATTTTGGAAATATGTCCTTAGTTGGTAGAGTTTTCTCGAAAAAGCGATGCAATGCTAAGTTTATCAGTACAGGTTTTTGTCGAATATGGAAAACCAAGAAGAAATGGAATGTTAAGATACTGAAACGTGAGACAGTTAACTCGTATGTTGGGTGCACTTTCGAGAGTGACGAGGATCTTCAAAAAGTTAACTATAAGATGCCTTGGAACTTTCGAGGTCGGTTGATGATTATTGAGGAATGGTTGGTGTCGGGACAATGGGTGGATGCAAAGCTTGGTACAATTCCAATTTGGATTAAAATGGCAGGATTTCCTTTGAAGGCTTTCAATGTTAGTAATATTGAAAAGCTTGGGAATATGGTTAGTAATGTTATGGAAGAAGTTAAAGGGAGTAATAACCATAAAATGTTACTAACTTATTCAGTCTGTGTTAAGATTGTTTTCCCCACAGGTTGCCGTATCATGGTTCGAAAGCATATGATCATTGAGGGAAGACAACAGtggatttattttaaatttgaaaagtTTCCGAGGCTCTGTTTTACTTGTGGAAAATGGGGGCATGATAAAAGGGAATGCAACGAGGAGAAGGTTATGGAGAAAAGCATTACAGGAGAAATG GAAAAGGCCATAAGCAACAAAAAAGACGATGCACAATCTCAGGCAACAACAACCAGCAATCAGAGTAGTGGAATAAGGAATGTTGGAGATTCTAAGCATGAGGGAATTTGTAGTGGCGCATTGAATACTGAGAAGGGGATTGGAGGACACAACACCCCAAAGATGGCAATGGCGGCTCAAGAGAGAAAAAACTATTCCCAAAAAGATGCTAATGGTATACTGGAAAAGGTTGACAAAAAGGAGGATGTGAAGGTGGCTAATGGAATAGATGAC gacttccaagacatttgggtgaaaaATAATGGTTTTGTGATGTTTTACAAGTAA